One segment of Thermosynechococcus sp. HN-54 DNA contains the following:
- the cas7i gene encoding type I-B CRISPR-associated protein Cas7/Cst2/DevR: protein MTKHLFATIVTTTAIAANNRGEGDGSTLSTLQKITRGNDQYTTVSAEAIRWGLREYFQNHYEKEVNRTFNPETDRYSFKDEQFSAEKYIDDDLFGYMDAKKGKDNEDATTKRRGALEVSRAMSLDPYWGDITFGSKGGEKGKTSIHSTEVHCTAYQYTIALTPESLKKPERALLALDAIGAVRHVGGNHARFLYDFRPESIVIRITDDPSPWIMDVFKRIGESVGCPRLMRLVEVGDVKAEELIVGGEIADTPYGHQLEALGVQVHRGVKDAIAHAKAQLTQQLKLEVPA, encoded by the coding sequence ATGACAAAGCATCTTTTTGCAACGATTGTAACGACCACTGCTATCGCAGCCAACAACCGCGGGGAAGGGGATGGCAGTACTCTCTCAACATTGCAAAAAATCACCCGTGGCAACGATCAATACACAACTGTCAGTGCAGAAGCGATCCGTTGGGGATTGCGGGAGTATTTTCAAAATCATTACGAAAAAGAGGTGAATCGCACATTTAACCCTGAGACTGACAGGTATAGCTTCAAGGATGAGCAATTCAGCGCTGAAAAATACATTGATGATGACCTATTTGGCTATATGGATGCCAAAAAAGGAAAAGATAACGAGGATGCCACTACAAAACGGCGAGGTGCCCTAGAAGTGAGTCGTGCCATGAGTCTCGATCCCTATTGGGGGGATATTACCTTTGGCTCGAAAGGGGGGGAAAAGGGGAAAACCTCGATCCACAGTACAGAGGTGCACTGCACTGCCTACCAATATACGATCGCCCTCACACCAGAGAGTTTGAAGAAACCAGAGCGTGCCCTCCTTGCCCTCGATGCCATTGGTGCGGTGCGTCATGTCGGTGGCAATCATGCCCGCTTTTTGTACGACTTTCGTCCAGAGTCCATTGTGATTCGGATAACCGATGATCCCAGCCCTTGGATTATGGACGTGTTTAAGCGTATTGGGGAATCGGTGGGCTGCCCGCGGCTAATGCGACTGGTTGAAGTGGGAGATGTGAAAGCCGAGGAGCTGATTGTTGGCGGTGAGATTGCCGATACCCCCTATGGTCACCAGTTAGAGGCGTTAGGGGTTCAGGTTCATCGCGGGGTCAAGGACGCGATCGCCCACGCCAAAGCACAATTAACGCAACAACTCAAGCTTGAGGTGCCCGCCTAA
- the cas6 gene encoding type I-MYXAN CRISPR-associated protein Cas6/Cmx6, which translates to MADQCHFLEIHYSLRGRTLPADHGYALYSAIKKQLQQSGGSDLPSDIPSDLHLSSIAGVPNGEGMIYLNRASRFRLRCPINQVRTWYRFFQNQVLDIQGHLIRLVQPRITLPEPSRTLAARLVTFKLEAIDHQDVPRYFLESCQKSLTYLGIQGRAFIPSDPDGNLARRTIQVKGKKVVGYSVVVENLNAEDSLKLQWHGLGGRQHFGCGWFYPVKEELDAA; encoded by the coding sequence ATGGCCGATCAGTGTCACTTTCTTGAAATTCATTACAGCTTGCGTGGAAGAACGCTGCCAGCAGATCATGGCTATGCATTGTACTCTGCCATTAAAAAACAGTTGCAACAATCAGGAGGGTCAGATCTACCTTCGGATATACCGAGTGACCTTCACCTTAGCAGTATTGCTGGAGTTCCCAACGGCGAGGGAATGATTTATCTAAATCGTGCTTCGCGCTTTCGCCTTCGCTGTCCTATCAATCAAGTGCGGACGTGGTACCGCTTTTTTCAGAACCAAGTGTTGGATATTCAGGGGCATCTTATTCGCCTTGTGCAGCCGCGCATTACATTGCCAGAACCGTCACGAACCCTCGCTGCTCGGTTGGTCACCTTCAAACTAGAGGCAATTGATCACCAAGACGTTCCTCGCTATTTCCTAGAGTCTTGCCAAAAAAGCCTCACCTATCTGGGGATTCAGGGAAGAGCCTTTATTCCGTCTGATCCCGATGGTAATTTAGCACGGCGCACGATTCAAGTGAAGGGCAAAAAAGTCGTAGGCTACAGCGTGGTTGTTGAGAACCTCAATGCCGAGGACTCGCTGAAGCTACAATGGCATGGATTGGGAGGACGACAACATTTTGGCTGCGGCTGGTTTTACCCAGTCAAGGAGGAACTGGATGCCGCCTAG
- the cas2 gene encoding CRISPR-associated endonuclease Cas2, with product MGESKNWYLICYDIRDPKRWRQVYKQLEGYGERLQFSIFRCRLTPREREKLRWQLEKILMQEDSLLIVGLCSQCVERVCACNRAGTWPMSEQNFKIF from the coding sequence ATGGGTGAATCGAAAAATTGGTACCTCATCTGCTACGACATCCGCGACCCCAAGCGATGGCGACAGGTTTATAAGCAGTTAGAGGGTTACGGTGAACGATTGCAGTTCTCAATTTTTCGCTGTCGTCTCACGCCACGGGAGCGGGAAAAGCTGCGCTGGCAGCTCGAAAAAATCCTCATGCAGGAAGATAGCCTCCTAATCGTCGGATTGTGTAGCCAATGTGTGGAGCGGGTATGCGCTTGCAACCGAGCCGGAACATGGCCAATGTCAGAGCAGAATTTCAAAATCTTTTAG
- a CDS encoding RDD family protein: MLPFQRRGRLPHSLSSGNVVTIALELYRRQGDRYFLLSLFAHAWFFLLTIAAVLSVGVTLIIGGFLAGAVNDTLPFLWLTGIGLLVALPLYLFGWTRLMASGALLSRRIYIVLTALEESESAARSLIFPKMLNYLLATLLVGVILLLVYVVLGAIGYLIYLVGWPLVQLVQQNTPTEPASTLLFLTFVLGVLLLLLLALLVITYFTARLSLVDVVLALEPECTPVKAVQRSWQLTQGQAWHTLTVFFVASLATIPANILGSIINSVMIIPVAGLFVAVLLLPLWQGIKAVLYWDLRVRNEGAAFQVRPEAVNPLRWLRRVSLRTPESIELDFALAGIGSRVLAWLIDQVILYTALVLFSLVAGYIYFYALYPWLIEVLPASGQSIEAWSLGIYLLVMFALYNGYYIFFETYWQGQTPGKRYGEIRVVQDNGRPIGLKEATLRSLLQSIDFAFFGIGALLITLSRSEKRLGDMVAGTLVIQDEQATRFAPKTATVQEPQMSWVQELRSLAHWEQITPEHYLLVRNYLNSRDRLSPVGRYQAAQELRQQLEPLLLPNYPPHWPSLSAEEFLEGLYIAYRQQYQSSP; encoded by the coding sequence ATGTTGCCTTTTCAACGGCGAGGACGGCTTCCCCATTCTCTCTCTAGCGGTAACGTGGTCACGATTGCCTTAGAGCTATACCGTCGTCAGGGCGATCGCTACTTTCTCTTGAGCCTTTTTGCCCACGCATGGTTTTTTCTGCTGACGATTGCCGCCGTGCTCAGCGTGGGCGTGACCTTGATCATCGGTGGGTTCCTCGCCGGTGCAGTCAATGATACTCTGCCCTTTCTCTGGTTGACGGGAATTGGCCTCTTAGTCGCCTTGCCCTTGTATCTCTTTGGTTGGACACGGCTGATGGCCAGTGGCGCCCTGCTTTCTCGCCGCATCTACATCGTCCTCACTGCCCTTGAAGAATCAGAATCGGCAGCCCGCAGCCTCATTTTTCCCAAAATGCTCAATTACTTGCTGGCCACTCTGCTGGTCGGTGTCATTTTGCTTTTGGTTTATGTGGTCTTGGGAGCGATCGGTTACCTCATCTACTTGGTGGGATGGCCTTTAGTGCAACTGGTGCAGCAGAATACCCCCACTGAACCCGCGAGCACTCTTTTGTTTTTAACCTTTGTTCTTGGCGTCCTGTTGCTCCTGTTGCTTGCCCTGTTGGTGATTACCTACTTCACGGCACGGCTATCCCTCGTTGATGTGGTCTTAGCCCTTGAACCGGAATGTACTCCTGTCAAAGCTGTACAGCGCAGTTGGCAACTCACCCAAGGACAGGCATGGCATACCCTAACCGTGTTCTTTGTTGCTTCCCTAGCAACGATTCCCGCGAATATCCTTGGGAGTATTATTAACAGCGTCATGATTATTCCCGTGGCTGGCCTCTTTGTCGCAGTTCTCCTCCTCCCCCTATGGCAAGGGATCAAAGCGGTTCTCTACTGGGATCTGCGGGTACGCAACGAGGGAGCAGCGTTTCAAGTGCGCCCTGAAGCGGTCAATCCCTTGCGTTGGTTGCGGCGGGTCAGCCTGCGTACACCAGAAAGTATCGAGTTGGACTTTGCCCTAGCGGGAATTGGCAGCCGTGTCCTTGCTTGGCTAATTGATCAAGTCATTCTCTACACCGCGCTTGTGCTCTTTTCCCTAGTCGCGGGTTACATCTACTTCTATGCACTTTATCCGTGGCTGATCGAGGTGCTGCCTGCCAGTGGCCAAAGTATTGAAGCTTGGAGTTTGGGCATTTACCTGTTGGTGATGTTTGCCCTCTACAACGGCTATTACATTTTCTTTGAAACCTACTGGCAGGGGCAAACCCCCGGCAAGCGCTATGGCGAGATTCGCGTTGTCCAAGATAATGGCCGTCCCATTGGTCTCAAGGAAGCCACGCTGCGCAGTTTGCTGCAATCCATTGATTTTGCTTTTTTTGGTATAGGTGCCCTCTTAATAACGTTATCCCGATCAGAAAAACGCTTGGGAGATATGGTGGCAGGTACCCTTGTGATTCAAGATGAGCAGGCAACACGGTTTGCACCTAAAACTGCCACAGTTCAGGAACCCCAGATGAGTTGGGTGCAGGAGTTGCGATCGCTCGCCCACTGGGAACAGATAACCCCCGAACACTATCTCCTCGTACGCAATTACCTCAATAGTCGCGATCGCCTGAGTCCGGTCGGTCGTTATCAAGCCGCTCAAGAGCTACGCCAACAATTGGAACCCCTGTTGCTACCAAACTATCCCCCCCACTGGCCTTCCTTGAGTGCCGAAGAGTTTCTAGAAGGTCTATACATTGCCTACCGTCAACAATACCAGTCATCCCCCTAG
- the cas3 gene encoding CRISPR-associated helicase Cas3', producing the protein MDWEDDNILAAAGFTQSRRNWMPPSCSRPKLEPDILLAKSSLPSSANWRGTDHLVGHTAAVVQSITTLVETLGTTLLRQFGLGDDIQKQKTLRATAQLAAYLHDWGKANHQFQGVVRYPLRGSKRSVQPQRNPLQYPQLIRHEVGSVLLAWEFRDWLGQCPNADLMTAIAAAGGHHLKLGGKQGRDTSELGDIREGSGDPYLYWYVHHRYFHKLIRYGVRTLGLPRTIPAFPFSPEWEIKTIKEKREAVLNAFIEWKPDTVFVAVVKALLVAADAIGSASAQVATNLQQWIQKALKEQTLVKADLQKVIDARRGQQPLHPFQIELKDKSKRVTLARAGCGTGKTLGAYCWAQCHGIGRKLFFCYPTTGTSTEGFLGYVHNQVESELLHSRSDIDLELACTGEEEDNGDGAVNETAQKLEAFKAWGAKVNVCTVDTVLGLLQCHRRPLYCFPALANAAFVFDEVHCYDEALFGALLRFLKVVKAPILLMSASFLPAQVQAIQQAVGEEIAIIQGPQELETLRRYRFHELAQPDWNRVKQELDQGGRVLWVCNQVDTAIATYQQAKTCGLQPLLYHSRFRYGDRVHHHREVVEAFKQDQPLLAITTQVAEMSLDLSATLLVTQIADPAGLIQRLGRLNRQYCGHALDALFYPDEKTGFPYSADELEAGWALVRNFVGQEVTQAQLATWLEQCNTQPTPKDHCVWLDGQWKTYSAPLRKAGYTVTALLEQDLEKIAPLKSSELPRYTLPLPTKNIKGWQRHKSGYLIAPSNQWGYCQELGAYGI; encoded by the coding sequence ATGGATTGGGAGGACGACAACATTTTGGCTGCGGCTGGTTTTACCCAGTCAAGGAGGAACTGGATGCCGCCTAGTTGTTCTCGACCAAAACTAGAACCCGATATTCTTTTGGCAAAATCTTCCCTCCCAAGCAGCGCTAACTGGAGAGGAACTGATCATTTGGTTGGTCATACAGCTGCGGTTGTACAATCAATTACAACTTTAGTAGAGACACTGGGAACAACTCTCCTCCGTCAGTTCGGATTGGGGGATGACATCCAAAAACAAAAAACTCTGCGGGCGACTGCCCAACTGGCTGCTTATTTGCATGATTGGGGTAAGGCCAATCACCAATTTCAAGGTGTGGTAAGGTACCCCCTCAGGGGTTCAAAGCGATCTGTGCAGCCTCAACGTAACCCCTTGCAATATCCACAACTGATTCGTCATGAAGTGGGGTCTGTCTTGCTGGCGTGGGAGTTCCGAGACTGGCTTGGCCAATGCCCCAATGCTGACTTGATGACTGCGATCGCCGCAGCAGGAGGACATCACCTCAAATTAGGCGGTAAGCAGGGGCGTGACACCAGTGAACTGGGGGACATCCGCGAGGGCAGTGGAGATCCTTACCTGTACTGGTATGTCCATCATCGTTACTTCCACAAGCTAATTCGCTATGGGGTGAGAACCCTAGGACTACCTCGGACAATTCCTGCCTTCCCATTCTCGCCAGAATGGGAGATTAAAACGATTAAGGAGAAACGTGAAGCGGTCTTAAACGCTTTTATTGAGTGGAAGCCAGACACTGTGTTTGTTGCTGTTGTGAAAGCACTGCTTGTGGCAGCAGATGCCATTGGCTCGGCGTCAGCACAGGTTGCAACCAACCTCCAGCAGTGGATCCAAAAAGCACTAAAAGAACAGACCTTGGTTAAGGCTGATCTGCAAAAAGTGATTGATGCACGGCGGGGTCAGCAGCCACTGCATCCATTTCAAATTGAACTGAAGGATAAGTCCAAGCGAGTAACCCTAGCACGTGCCGGTTGCGGTACGGGTAAAACCCTTGGTGCCTACTGCTGGGCACAATGCCATGGCATTGGACGGAAGTTGTTCTTTTGTTATCCAACAACAGGCACTAGCACTGAGGGCTTTCTGGGCTATGTTCACAACCAAGTAGAGTCAGAGCTGTTGCACTCTCGCTCGGATATTGATTTAGAGTTAGCTTGCACAGGGGAGGAGGAAGACAATGGTGATGGAGCCGTTAATGAGACCGCTCAGAAATTAGAAGCCTTCAAGGCGTGGGGGGCCAAGGTCAATGTTTGCACTGTGGATACCGTTTTGGGACTCCTGCAATGTCATCGACGTCCCCTATATTGCTTTCCAGCTCTTGCCAATGCTGCTTTCGTCTTTGATGAAGTTCACTGCTATGACGAAGCGTTGTTTGGGGCGCTGCTGCGGTTTCTGAAGGTTGTTAAAGCGCCAATTTTGCTGATGTCCGCCTCATTTTTACCGGCGCAGGTGCAGGCGATTCAGCAGGCAGTGGGAGAGGAAATTGCTATTATCCAAGGTCCTCAGGAGCTAGAAACCTTGCGCCGCTATCGTTTCCATGAACTTGCACAGCCGGATTGGAATCGCGTTAAGCAGGAACTAGACCAAGGCGGTAGAGTTCTGTGGGTTTGCAATCAGGTGGATACAGCGATCGCGACCTATCAGCAAGCCAAAACCTGCGGACTTCAACCTTTGTTGTATCACAGTCGCTTTCGTTATGGCGATCGCGTGCACCATCACCGCGAAGTGGTAGAGGCCTTCAAACAGGATCAACCCCTCCTAGCCATCACCACGCAAGTGGCAGAAATGTCGCTGGACTTGTCGGCAACACTCCTAGTAACTCAGATTGCTGACCCCGCAGGGCTAATCCAGCGCTTGGGGCGCCTCAATCGTCAGTACTGCGGCCACGCCCTTGATGCCCTCTTTTACCCTGACGAAAAGACAGGTTTTCCCTACAGTGCAGATGAGCTAGAGGCGGGATGGGCATTGGTGCGAAACTTTGTCGGTCAAGAGGTTACCCAAGCGCAACTAGCCACTTGGCTAGAACAGTGTAATACCCAACCCACCCCCAAAGATCACTGTGTCTGGCTAGATGGCCAATGGAAAACGTACTCTGCTCCTCTACGCAAAGCAGGCTATACCGTAACTGCTCTCCTCGAACAGGACCTAGAAAAAATTGCCCCACTTAAGTCGAGTGAGTTGCCCCGATACACCCTTCCCCTCCCTACCAAAAACATCAAAGGTTGGCAGCGCCATAAGAGCGGTTATCTCATTGCCCCTAGCAATCAATGGGGCTATTGCCAAGAGTTAGGTGCTTATGGAATCTAA
- a CDS encoding type I-MYXAN CRISPR-associated endonuclease Cas4/Cas1 produces the protein MEQTVACAETETLRVSSLRAFAYCRRLFYLEEVEELYTQNESVFAGRRLHAELQKLEREDWQEFNLESVALGLRGRVDALRTLEGHLIPYEHKIGRSYRDRQQQPQAWYSDKVQILAYACLLETVLGVTIPEGRIHYHRDNVTVRVPVDDAGRQLVRDTIEQARQLRASLERPPICSNEKLCLNCSLAPVCLPEEGRLAHDPQHSPLRLFPRDDEREIIHVTVGEAVIKRAGEQLRIAIQDEPEQKLPIQQVGQVVIHKFAQITTPAIHLCAHREVGIHFISSGGRYIGSIDNRKGSIQRRIRQYQALTNPDQCLRLAQLLVNCRGQSQRRLLLRGQRNRQDDLPALQDITTQMERLLSTISYASSLEALRGIEGNLAALYFSGLPYLLGDQVPKELRFNGRNRRPPKDPFNALLSFGYGMLLKDVMNAILTVGLEPAFGFYHQPRTQAPPLALDLMEIFRVPLVDMVVIGSINRMQWNLDECFEVRRDHVWLSDYGRRKFIELYEARKGETWKHPVTNYSLTYRRLLELEVRLLEKEWCGEAGLFGKLILR, from the coding sequence ATGGAACAGACTGTTGCCTGCGCTGAAACGGAAACACTGCGCGTTAGCTCTCTGCGTGCTTTTGCCTACTGTCGGCGGCTATTTTATCTCGAAGAAGTTGAGGAGCTGTATACCCAAAATGAATCCGTCTTTGCGGGGCGGCGGCTCCACGCTGAGCTACAAAAACTAGAACGGGAAGATTGGCAGGAATTCAATCTTGAAAGCGTAGCTCTGGGTTTACGGGGACGAGTCGATGCATTGCGCACCCTGGAGGGGCATTTGATTCCCTATGAGCACAAAATCGGCCGTTCTTATCGCGATCGCCAGCAGCAACCCCAAGCATGGTATAGCGACAAGGTGCAAATTCTTGCCTATGCCTGTTTACTGGAAACTGTTCTCGGCGTCACTATCCCCGAAGGTCGCATTCACTATCACCGTGACAACGTTACTGTGCGTGTGCCTGTTGATGACGCAGGCCGCCAACTAGTGCGGGACACGATTGAGCAAGCGCGTCAACTGCGAGCCTCTTTGGAGCGCCCCCCTATATGCAGCAATGAAAAGCTCTGTCTCAACTGTTCCTTAGCACCCGTATGCCTCCCAGAGGAAGGGCGATTAGCTCACGATCCTCAGCATTCGCCCCTGCGGTTATTTCCGCGGGATGATGAACGGGAGATTATTCACGTCACTGTTGGCGAAGCGGTAATCAAGCGAGCCGGCGAGCAGCTCAGGATTGCAATTCAAGATGAACCAGAGCAAAAGTTACCTATCCAGCAGGTGGGGCAAGTGGTGATCCACAAATTTGCCCAAATTACCACACCTGCGATTCATTTATGTGCCCATCGGGAGGTCGGCATTCACTTCATCAGTAGCGGTGGACGCTATATTGGCAGCATTGACAACCGCAAAGGCAGTATTCAGCGGCGCATTCGTCAGTATCAAGCGTTGACGAACCCAGACCAGTGTTTACGTCTTGCCCAGTTACTGGTGAATTGTCGCGGACAGAGTCAGCGCCGCCTGCTGCTACGAGGACAGCGGAATCGCCAAGACGATCTACCTGCGTTGCAAGACATCACCACGCAAATGGAGCGGCTCCTCAGTACCATCTCCTACGCCAGTTCTCTAGAGGCTCTACGCGGCATTGAAGGCAACCTCGCTGCCCTTTATTTTTCGGGATTGCCCTATCTTCTGGGGGATCAAGTCCCGAAGGAGTTGCGCTTCAACGGTCGCAATCGCCGTCCGCCAAAGGATCCCTTTAATGCGCTGCTGAGTTTTGGCTATGGCATGCTCCTCAAGGACGTAATGAATGCCATTCTCACGGTTGGTCTTGAACCAGCCTTTGGCTTCTATCATCAGCCCCGTACCCAAGCACCGCCCCTTGCGTTGGACTTGATGGAAATTTTCCGCGTCCCCCTTGTGGATATGGTGGTGATTGGTTCGATTAACCGCATGCAGTGGAACCTTGACGAGTGCTTTGAGGTACGCCGAGATCACGTATGGCTCAGTGACTATGGTCGGCGTAAGTTCATTGAACTCTATGAAGCCCGCAAAGGTGAAACGTGGAAGCACCCAGTGACCAACTACTCGCTCACCTATCGGCGACTCTTGGAGCTGGAAGTGCGTTTGCTTGAAAAGGAATGGTGTGGGGAGGCAGGGCTGTTTGGTAAACTCATTTTGCGTTGA
- a CDS encoding Uma2 family endonuclease, which translates to MNSALPVYLPKTIRFTEEQFAEIIKANPNLRFELTASGELIAMPPTGGETGRYNAALTADISLWNRQTQLGEVFDSSTEFRLPNGAIRSPDVAWIAKERWQRLSPEERQGFVPLCPDFIIELASPNDELSHLRAKMQEYIDHGCRLGWLIVPQQHIAEIYCPQHTPESVSLPATLSGEEILPHFSLAFSHSGQWINQ; encoded by the coding sequence ATGAACAGTGCTCTCCCAGTGTATCTCCCCAAAACCATCCGGTTCACTGAAGAGCAATTCGCAGAAATTATCAAAGCTAATCCCAATCTACGGTTTGAATTAACTGCTTCGGGAGAATTGATTGCTATGCCCCCTACGGGTGGCGAAACCGGTCGCTACAATGCCGCCCTCACGGCTGACATCAGTCTTTGGAATCGCCAAACTCAACTGGGTGAAGTCTTTGACTCCTCTACCGAATTCCGCCTACCCAATGGTGCCATTCGTTCACCCGATGTCGCATGGATTGCCAAGGAACGTTGGCAGAGATTATCACCTGAGGAGCGTCAAGGGTTTGTGCCTCTTTGCCCTGACTTTATCATTGAACTGGCATCTCCTAATGACGAATTGTCTCACCTAAGGGCAAAAATGCAGGAGTACATAGACCATGGCTGCCGCCTTGGCTGGTTGATTGTCCCCCAGCAGCACATTGCAGAAATTTACTGCCCCCAGCACACACCAGAGAGCGTGTCTCTGCCAGCAACTCTTTCAGGAGAAGAAATTCTGCCCCACTTTTCTCTTGCATTCTCCCACTCAGGCCAATGGATAAACCAGTGA
- the cas8a1 gene encoding type I-MYXAN CRISPR-associated Cas8a1/Cmx1 — MRQFTLSIFDPNFLLPHRAGIAGLALALSELDSQREQAPLTWKVTDEAVELEWEETDQKVVTWLLKQTYQINHQGYLEVPALKLDEQGQYTFTQGVLTTFLQHNTQRKLSNTSITRTFLIEPDQPEIQIEVKPLESCYYTSDIKEAFNSKGAFKKEIPLKGNHLPGLVECFVNGPYQESPQGFLALLFLPLACGYYQLPPQTVGGKLSARSALVIPEVQNLKHWVKRRRAMSGCTYRDFRSSGAGESALHFLLQEKVVEEAQQFGVHYCEVYQLGKQVWDAQQAYLKQAVYRVEVTDEVLKLYEVARQVFPAHVRQKENGETWLAVSKALPWICDNLIGGQPWYAGFFEFYKRNKLYERQGLVKMTEYLNTDEQVLFEVVQGAFSKYLYGQIQQAKKQGRDPDYRQVTDKVIYRFQRPSTQQEFATALVDFLSQFRSKAARDKGPQIVHWIHREENWRRARDLVLLAIATYSSKKGDALNGVDVPLESRDEGDATEEEMFSFADE, encoded by the coding sequence ATGCGCCAATTTACCCTGTCAATCTTTGATCCAAACTTTTTGTTGCCCCATCGAGCAGGGATTGCGGGGCTAGCCCTAGCCCTATCCGAGTTGGACAGCCAACGTGAGCAGGCTCCCTTAACTTGGAAGGTCACCGATGAGGCGGTTGAATTGGAGTGGGAGGAAACCGATCAAAAGGTCGTAACATGGCTGCTAAAGCAGACCTATCAGATTAATCACCAAGGCTATCTAGAGGTTCCTGCCCTCAAGCTTGATGAACAGGGGCAATATACCTTTACGCAGGGGGTACTCACCACATTCCTTCAGCACAATACACAGCGCAAACTCAGCAACACTTCTATCACTCGCACGTTCTTAATTGAGCCGGATCAACCAGAGATCCAGATTGAGGTGAAGCCCCTAGAGAGCTGTTATTACACCAGCGACATCAAGGAGGCCTTTAACAGTAAGGGAGCCTTCAAGAAAGAAATTCCCCTAAAGGGAAATCATCTGCCCGGACTGGTGGAATGCTTTGTCAATGGTCCTTATCAAGAGTCGCCCCAAGGGTTTCTGGCATTGCTCTTTTTACCCCTTGCCTGTGGCTACTACCAACTTCCTCCCCAAACCGTTGGTGGCAAACTCTCTGCCCGCTCAGCACTGGTGATTCCTGAAGTTCAAAATCTAAAGCACTGGGTCAAGCGCCGTCGCGCGATGTCCGGGTGCACGTATCGAGACTTTCGTAGCAGTGGCGCCGGTGAATCTGCGTTGCATTTTCTGTTGCAGGAAAAGGTGGTCGAAGAAGCGCAGCAGTTTGGTGTGCACTACTGTGAGGTTTATCAGTTAGGCAAGCAAGTCTGGGATGCGCAGCAGGCTTATTTGAAACAGGCAGTGTACCGTGTAGAGGTTACCGATGAAGTCCTCAAGTTGTATGAAGTCGCACGCCAAGTTTTTCCTGCTCATGTGCGACAAAAGGAGAATGGTGAAACTTGGTTAGCTGTTTCTAAAGCACTGCCTTGGATTTGTGACAATTTAATTGGAGGTCAACCTTGGTATGCAGGTTTCTTTGAGTTTTACAAACGTAATAAGCTCTATGAACGTCAAGGGTTGGTAAAAATGACCGAATACTTGAATACCGATGAACAGGTGCTCTTTGAGGTGGTACAAGGTGCTTTTAGTAAATACCTGTACGGGCAGATTCAGCAAGCTAAGAAGCAAGGTCGCGATCCAGACTATAGACAAGTGACCGATAAGGTTATCTATCGATTCCAACGTCCGAGTACGCAACAGGAATTTGCCACTGCCTTGGTGGATTTCCTCAGCCAGTTTCGTAGCAAAGCCGCTCGCGATAAAGGCCCGCAAATTGTTCACTGGATTCATCGTGAGGAAAACTGGCGACGGGCAAGGGATTTGGTCTTGCTGGCGATCGCCACCTACAGCAGTAAGAAAGGAGACGCTCTGAATGGTGTTGATGTCCCCTTGGAATCAAGGGATGAAGGGGATGCCACCGAAGAGGAAATGTTTTCCTTTGCCGATGAATAG